CCCAAATGGGCGTAACCAACCAGGAAACGCTCCTCGTCCGGATCGCAGACGACAATCTCATCGCCCACCCGGCGGCGAACCTCCGCTTGGTGTGCCATGCTGGGCACAGCGTTTTTGACACAGCAAACATTTTCGAGGCCCGCGAGGCGCTCGATGAGCTCGGGGCTCAACGTCGTGCCCGATTTCGGCTGGTTGAAAAGCGAGAGCCCGATTTCAATTTGCTCGCAGATGGTTTTGAAGTAGAGAAAAATTTCGTCGTCGTCATGGGCCCCATAGACGGGATTGATCATAATCGCGTAGTCGGCGCCGACCTCCTCGGCGTGTTTCGTCAACTCGACAGCTTCCTTAATGGTGACTTGCGGGGTGTGTGGGATGGTTTGGGCTCCCCCCCGGCTCTCCTCGCAAACGATGTGCTGCACACGCTTGCGCTCCTCAACCGAAAGCGCCCAGTACTCGCCCATAAGACCATTGCAGAAAAATCCGTCGATTTTAAGATCGTCAATGCAGGTGCGCACCAGAGTGCGGAGCCCCGCCTCGTCAATCTCGCCGCTCGGCGTGTACGGAGTGGTGAGCGCCGCCCAGACGCCTGTCATCTTTTCTCTGCAATACGCTTTTGCTTCATCTGTGGTGTATTCCATTTTCTTTTCCTCCCCTCGTTTAAGAAAAAGACATCAGACCTACATCCCCCGACCACTATTCAAGCGACAGTCCAGTGATCCGAGAACTAATCTTAATGCGGAAAATATGGTTGTTCCCCGCGCCATGTAAAAAGGAAATAACATCCCTGAGATACTTTTCGATGGGACACTCGCGCATGTAGCCCATTCCGCCGTGAACCTCAAGCGCCAGGCGACAGACCTCATACGCAGCCTCGGAGCAAACCACTTTAGTGAGCCAGGACATCTTCGGATCGTACTCCTCGGCGTGGTCCACCGCCCAGGAAGTGCGCCAGAGCACCGAGCGCGCCGCCTCAAGCCGCGTGTACATCTCGCCAATCATCTGGGCAACGGCCTGATGCTGGCCGATGGGCTTGCCGCCCTGCACCCTTTCCTGCGAATAGCGCACAGCCTCCTCAAAAGCAGCCCGGCCCGTTCCCAGCACGGTGGCGCCGTAGCCCCCCCTTCCCCGTGCCGTTCGGCTGTTGCGAAGAGCCTCGGCCCCGCCCTCCTCCCCCAGGCGGTTGGCGACGGGCACTTGGGCATCCTCGAAAATAAGAGTCGCGTTGCTCAATAGACGACGGCCCATCTTGTCGTGGATGCGGCTAACGGTGAAACCGGGAGTGTCTGCCGGCACCAGGAACGGGGTCATACCCGCAAGACCGGCCTGCGTCTTGTCGGTTCGGGTGTAAACAATATAAAGCTTGGCGGTGCCCCCGTTGCTGATAAATTGTTTGGTGCCGTTCAGGCGGTAGTTGTCGCCGTCGCGCTCGGCGCGCATCTGGATGCCGGCACCCACCTCCGCATGGGGCAAAACGTGGTCCGTCCCGGCATCGGGCTCCGTCATACAAGTCGCAAGATGAAACCGATCATCGGAGACAAATGATGGGAGAAATCTTTCCTTCTGCTCCTCGTTGGTCCAGTGCTCGATGATGGGAGTGAATTTCCAAGTTTGATCGAAGGTTGCGGCCACCCCGAGGTCGCCCGCGCCAAGCTCTTCGCCTACGATAGAGAGCGTGAGCATGTCAGCGCCACCGCCGCCTCGTTCCTCGGAAAGCGCTAGGGTTCGGAAACCGAGTTTCGCGCCTTCCTCAACGACATCAGAAGGAATACAATCCTCGGGTGTTTGCTCACGATCAAACCCGGCCGCGACGGGCCGAACATGTTGCTCAGCATAATCTCGGGCCAGCTTTTGAAGTGCCTTTTGCTCATCAGTAAGGGAAAAATCCATCGTCACCTCTAATTTAATAATGCCCAACAAAAAACGAGTGAGTGAA
The sequence above is drawn from the Nitrospinaceae bacterium genome and encodes:
- a CDS encoding dihydrodipicolinate synthase family protein, translating into MEYTTDEAKAYCREKMTGVWAALTTPYTPSGEIDEAGLRTLVRTCIDDLKIDGFFCNGLMGEYWALSVEERKRVQHIVCEESRGGAQTIPHTPQVTIKEAVELTKHAEEVGADYAIMINPVYGAHDDDEIFLYFKTICEQIEIGLSLFNQPKSGTTLSPELIERLAGLENVCCVKNAVPSMAHQAEVRRRVGDEIVVCDPDEERFLVGYAHLGMQVHMSSPTPFLYQVPGYTPIRDYYEAAKAGDMEKAAAINYSLEPLRAVRKKYFTTGPNGRTTAYLKEWTDVLGLPAGGVRPPVVSLTAAEKRAFRKDLEATGILDKGK
- a CDS encoding acyl-CoA/acyl-ACP dehydrogenase, with the protein product MDFSLTDEQKALQKLARDYAEQHVRPVAAGFDREQTPEDCIPSDVVEEGAKLGFRTLALSEERGGGGADMLTLSIVGEELGAGDLGVAATFDQTWKFTPIIEHWTNEEQKERFLPSFVSDDRFHLATCMTEPDAGTDHVLPHAEVGAGIQMRAERDGDNYRLNGTKQFISNGGTAKLYIVYTRTDKTQAGLAGMTPFLVPADTPGFTVSRIHDKMGRRLLSNATLIFEDAQVPVANRLGEEGGAEALRNSRTARGRGGYGATVLGTGRAAFEEAVRYSQERVQGGKPIGQHQAVAQMIGEMYTRLEAARSVLWRTSWAVDHAEEYDPKMSWLTKVVCSEAAYEVCRLALEVHGGMGYMRECPIEKYLRDVISFLHGAGNNHIFRIKISSRITGLSLE